Proteins encoded by one window of Arachis ipaensis cultivar K30076 chromosome B04, Araip1.1, whole genome shotgun sequence:
- the LOC110270959 gene encoding chromatin modification-related protein EAF7-like: MMAGGHGKKRVTLMPSKQSTQKEVPISKRMKSTPNQKIRASEEEPENLKKRPTMGMDKFLETHGIHLEREDDHFEPSVENERSIQEKQQNLRKINTKSSCQAMALDTFLETNGIHVEGEEEHSGANANEVGDDDDDDDDDDFSDDEDYVGEYDEDAVLHGDDNYLMETNNVKDTPKTRRTREKTRCAKIHARSWEEREEVTFYKGQAVGPTPRRVKDLTYFIGTMGRNSDFITLMYTS, encoded by the exons ATGATGGCTGGTGGTCATGGAAAAAAGAGAGTGACTCTTATGCCTTCTAAGCAAAGCACTCAAAAAGAAGTCCCAATTTCCAAAAGAATGAAAAGTACGCCGAACCAGAAAATTAGAGCTAGTGAAGAAGAACCAGAAAATCTTAAAAAGCGTCCAACCATGGGTATGGATAAATTTTTGGAGACACATGGGATTCATTTGGAAAGAGAAGATGACCATTTTGAACCAAGTGTTGAAAATGAAAGATCTATTCAGGAAAAACAACAAAATCTTAGGAAGATAAATACAAAATCAAGTTGTCAAGCCATGGCACTTGATACATTTTTGGAGACAAATGGGATTCATGTGGAAGGAGAGGAGGAACATAGTGGAGCAAATGCTAATGAAGttggagatgatgatgatgatgatgatgatgatgatttctcGGATGATGAGGACTATGTTGGTGAATATGATGAAGATGCAGTTCTTCATGGTGATGACAATTACCTTATGGAAACTAACAATGTTAAAG ATACTCCAAAGACTAGAAGGACACGAGAAAAAACAAGGTGTGCTAAAATCCATGCAAGAAGTtgggaagaaagagaagaggtGACTTTTTATAAAGGACAAGCAGTGGGACCAACTCCAAGAAGAGTGAAGGACTTAACTTACTTTATTGGAACAATGGGAAGGAATAGTGATTTCATAACATTGATGTACACTAGTTGA